The proteins below come from a single Acidobacteriota bacterium genomic window:
- the hfq gene encoding RNA chaperone Hfq yields the protein MSELKNAPHTADKPENIQDLFLNNARRDRALVTLVLMGGVKLTGKIRSFDKFSLILDANHQDHLVFKHAIASITTQSRPGGGNSSPAGATPPANPPAEG from the coding sequence ATGAGCGAACTCAAGAATGCACCACATACCGCTGATAAGCCCGAGAACATTCAGGATCTATTTCTGAACAACGCCCGGCGCGACCGCGCGCTGGTAACGCTGGTTCTGATGGGTGGCGTCAAACTCACCGGCAAGATTCGCAGCTTCGATAAATTTTCGTTGATACTCGATGCCAATCATCAGGACCATCTGGTCTTCAAGCACGCCATCGCTTCGATTACCACGCAGAGCCGCCCCGGCGGAGGCAACTCATCTCCTGCTGGAGCCACGCCGCCGGCGAACCCTCCCGCGGAGGGCTAA
- a CDS encoding dihydroorotate dehydrogenase, whose protein sequence is MNVEFAGIRLQNPVLAASGTFGYGLEWESLLDLNSLGGFVTKGLSRQPMAGNPPPRLAVMPDGRDVQIGMLNSIGLQNVGVDAFIKDKLPKLAKLKTAVIANVFGYEIEDYVEVVRRLDASEGLVAYELNLSCPNTSQGGMTFGIDPQLTAAVIAAVKKISQRPVIAKLSPNVADIVPIARAAASAGADALSLVNTVIAKQSPAAAPSARIPSGGGGLSGPAIRDVALRMVSAAARAVQIPIIGMGGIICGADAAAFICAGAAAVQVGTANFYDPLAVPRITRELEDYCRRAGVSRLADLRVTVPRA, encoded by the coding sequence ATGAATGTCGAGTTCGCCGGGATTCGCTTGCAGAATCCCGTGCTGGCGGCCAGCGGCACGTTCGGCTATGGCCTCGAATGGGAGTCGCTGCTCGACCTGAACAGTCTCGGCGGTTTTGTCACCAAGGGACTGTCGCGCCAGCCGATGGCGGGCAATCCGCCGCCGCGTCTGGCGGTGATGCCAGATGGCCGCGATGTTCAAATTGGCATGCTCAATTCCATTGGACTGCAGAACGTCGGCGTGGACGCCTTCATCAAGGATAAGCTTCCGAAGCTCGCCAAGCTGAAGACCGCCGTCATCGCCAATGTCTTCGGTTACGAGATTGAGGATTACGTCGAGGTCGTGCGGCGGCTGGATGCCTCCGAAGGCCTTGTCGCATATGAACTGAATCTCTCGTGCCCGAATACCAGCCAGGGCGGCATGACCTTTGGCATTGACCCGCAACTCACCGCGGCGGTCATTGCGGCGGTGAAGAAGATCAGTCAGCGGCCCGTGATCGCCAAACTATCGCCGAACGTCGCCGACATAGTGCCGATCGCGCGGGCCGCCGCGTCGGCGGGAGCGGATGCCCTCTCGCTGGTCAATACGGTAATTGCCAAGCAGTCGCCCGCCGCTGCGCCCAGCGCGCGCATTCCTTCCGGTGGAGGCGGACTCTCCGGTCCGGCGATTCGCGATGTTGCGCTGCGCATGGTGAGCGCTGCGGCGCGCGCGGTCCAGATTCCCATCATCGGGATGGGTGGGATCATCTGCGGCGCCGATGCCGCTGCCTTCATCTGCGCTGGCGCCGCAGCTGTTCAGGTGGGTACTGCGAACTTCTACGATCCGCTGGCAGTGCCACGCATCACCCGCGAGTTGGAGGACTATTGCCGCCGCGCGGGAGTTTCGCGCCTGGCCGACCTGCGCGTGACAGTGCCGCGCGCGTAA
- a CDS encoding HAD family phosphatase, which produces MIKAVLFDLGNVLVPVDFRRCREALAEVCPHTPQDVQRIMSTSGLPRRYEQGEVTSEEFFETTCRLLDMRVTYETFCAVWGEILSPDPLVPESLLESLAVSRRLVLLSNTNAMHFGQAEARYPMLRHFHEFVLSFRVGAMKPDPRIYQHAIAAAGCPPPECFFVDDLADNVDAARRAGIDAAVFTSLDQLRADLQLRGVTC; this is translated from the coding sequence ATGATCAAGGCTGTCCTGTTCGATCTGGGCAACGTGCTGGTGCCCGTGGATTTCCGGCGTTGCCGCGAGGCCCTGGCGGAGGTCTGCCCGCACACTCCGCAAGACGTCCAGCGCATCATGAGCACGAGCGGGCTGCCGCGCCGTTATGAGCAGGGCGAAGTCACTTCCGAAGAGTTCTTCGAGACCACCTGCCGCCTGCTGGACATGCGGGTTACCTACGAAACATTCTGCGCGGTCTGGGGCGAGATTTTGTCTCCCGATCCACTGGTGCCGGAAAGCTTGCTGGAATCGTTGGCCGTGTCGCGCCGCCTGGTGCTGCTCTCCAACACCAACGCCATGCACTTTGGCCAGGCCGAGGCGCGCTACCCGATGCTGCGCCACTTCCACGAGTTCGTCCTCTCGTTTCGCGTGGGCGCAATGAAGCCCGACCCCCGCATCTACCAACACGCCATCGCGGCCGCCGGATGCCCGCCGCCGGAGTGCTTCTTCGTGGACGACCTCGCCGACAACGTGGACGCCGCCCGCCGCGCAGGCATCGACGCCGCAGTGTTCACCTCTCTCGACCAGCTACGCGCCGACCTGCAATTGCGCGGCGTAACGTGCTGA
- the hflX gene encoding GTPase HflX, translating to MTHRQPTASDTTSAQRSARGPERAILVGVRLKSAAHAAGHAAGLEPEESLDELRQLAFSAGALVAGMMLQARDRLDAATLLGSGKLDELREQAAALAANLLIFDHELTPTQQRNIEKHTSCRAIDRTQLILDIFARHARTREGQLQVELAQLTYLLPRLTGRGVEMSRLGGGIGTRGPGETQLEVDRRRIRERIRTLTATLETVRQQRLRRRSRRFSIPIPTVALAGYTNAGKSTLFNRLTEAQVLASPQMFATLDPTGRLLELPSRRRVLLSDTVGFISNLPVSLIKAFRATLEEVSEAQLILHVSDCASPLRQQQEQEVMKVLSDLGASESPVLHIGNKMDLLSKEQRAQLSAIPGQAAIPGQALVSAHTGEGIQELLEAIDRALTSDPIKRVVLQFTQREGKELSQVYDAGRVLHREDSAAGITVVAELPHSLVLRFGNHVQPPAAASRQVQ from the coding sequence CTGACGCACCGGCAACCAACTGCATCCGACACCACTTCGGCCCAGCGATCCGCTCGCGGACCCGAGCGCGCCATCCTCGTTGGCGTGCGCCTGAAGAGCGCTGCTCACGCGGCGGGCCACGCGGCGGGGCTGGAGCCGGAGGAGTCGCTCGACGAGTTGCGCCAACTCGCGTTCAGCGCCGGGGCGTTGGTGGCTGGGATGATGCTGCAGGCGCGCGACCGTCTGGACGCAGCCACGCTGCTCGGCAGCGGCAAGCTGGACGAGTTGCGCGAGCAGGCCGCCGCGCTCGCAGCCAACCTGCTCATCTTCGACCACGAACTCACGCCCACGCAGCAACGCAATATCGAGAAACACACCTCCTGCCGCGCCATCGATCGGACACAGTTGATCCTGGACATCTTCGCGCGGCACGCACGCACGCGCGAAGGTCAGTTGCAGGTGGAGCTGGCGCAACTGACCTATCTGCTGCCCCGGCTCACCGGACGCGGCGTGGAGATGTCGCGGCTCGGCGGCGGCATCGGCACGCGCGGGCCGGGCGAAACGCAACTGGAAGTGGACCGCCGCCGCATCCGCGAGCGCATCCGCACGTTGACCGCGACGCTGGAGACGGTGCGCCAGCAGCGCCTGCGCCGCCGCTCGCGCCGCTTCTCGATTCCCATTCCAACCGTGGCGCTGGCGGGCTATACCAACGCGGGAAAGTCGACGCTCTTCAACCGGCTCACCGAGGCGCAGGTGCTGGCCTCGCCGCAGATGTTCGCCACGCTGGACCCCACAGGTCGCCTGCTCGAACTGCCGTCGCGACGACGCGTGCTGCTGTCGGACACCGTCGGCTTCATCAGCAACTTGCCCGTCTCGCTCATCAAAGCGTTCCGCGCCACGCTCGAAGAAGTCAGCGAAGCGCAACTGATCCTGCATGTCTCCGACTGCGCCTCGCCGCTCCGTCAACAACAGGAGCAGGAGGTCATGAAGGTGCTGTCCGACCTGGGCGCGAGCGAGAGTCCCGTGCTGCATATCGGAAATAAGATGGATCTGCTGAGCAAGGAGCAGCGCGCACAGCTATCAGCAATTCCCGGACAGGCAGCAATTCCCGGACAGGCGTTGGTCTCGGCGCACACCGGCGAAGGAATTCAGGAGTTGCTCGAGGCGATTGATCGCGCCCTCACTAGCGATCCCATCAAACGCGTGGTGCTGCAATTCACGCAGCGCGAAGGCAAGGAGTTGTCGCAGGTCTATGACGCCGGGCGTGTTCTGCACCGCGAAGACTCCGCGGCGGGAATCACGGTGGTGGCTGAGCTGCCGCATTCCCTGGTCCTGCGCTTCGGCAATCATGTCCAACCGCCGGCTGCAGCATCGCGCCAAGTCCAATAG